The following proteins are co-located in the Colletotrichum lupini chromosome 4, complete sequence genome:
- a CDS encoding polyketide cyclase/dehydrase and lipid transporter has protein sequence MATARPLLRLPPPLRTSLTPRTRLTTPSRRPFFNLPNLAPSTAPQVLTATRTMPYPSTQLYDVISDVDAYQTFVPYCAASRVTAWSAPDPDPANGGRRYPTQADLRVGWGGFEETFTSRLHCVPGKSVEAISGADVEGASPGNGGEGGAVFRSLVTKWQLRPLASGTGTEVDLVIRFQFANPLYSAVSAAVSEKVAGVMIEAFQKRVKAVLGTPRL, from the coding sequence ATGGCAACCGCAAGAcccctcctccgcctcccACCCCCATTACGAACCTCCCTCACCCCTCGAACCCGCCTCACCACCCCCTCCCGCCGACCCTTCTTCAACCTCCCCAACCTCGCACCCTCAACCGCCCCACAAGTCCTGACCGCAACCCGCACAATGCCCTACCCCTCCACCCAACTCTACGACGTAATCTCCGACGTGGACGCCTACCAGACCTTCGTCCCCTACTGCGCCGCATCCCGCGTGACGGCCTGGTCCGCACCCGACCCGGACCCGGCAAACGGCGGCCGGCGGTACCCAACGCAAGCCGACCTCCGCGTCGGCTGGGGCGGCTTCGAGGAGACGTTCACGAGCAGACTCCACTGCGTGCCGGGGAAAAGCGTCGAGGCGATCAGCGGCGCCGACGTGGAGGGCGCGAGTCCCGGTAACGGAGGCGAGGGCGGCGCCGTGTTCAGGAGCTTGGTTACAAAGTGGCAGCTGAGGCCGCTTGCCTCCGGGACGGGCACCGAGGTGGATCTGGTGATTCGGTTCCAGTTCGCGAATCCGTTGTACTCGGCCGTCAGCGCTGCGGTTTCTGAAAAGGTGGCGGGCGTCATGATTGAGGCGTTCCAGAAACGTGTAAAGGCCGTTTTGGGTACTCCCAGACTATAA